One window of Magallana gigas chromosome 2, xbMagGiga1.1, whole genome shotgun sequence genomic DNA carries:
- the LOC105325314 gene encoding uncharacterized protein isoform X1 has product MWLVRLHLYISSFAYLSAVAYVDVGMRTPITYGNESLSVVCEPHAAYKGSIERIEMIRVYVEGDGAKLGTMQSKLARIMRKNGSDVLQKGPAKTDRYIITGNMSTVDAAYLRVHVSASNVMCSDSRLFRCEMQFIFKNKTRADDVSDRATCVQGPCNKCEVGPQNFVESTDKQTDEMGKTMKDPLFLASVGLAVIGFLCLVAGLTLIVVTKKGQKARSNGNPIAVCNSQDNAACYAELDDVQDVNRNNNDYVATMQRKQEENMYSALKI; this is encoded by the exons ATGTGGTTGGTACGTCTTCATCTTTACATCTCAAGTTTCGCCTATTTATCAG CTGTTGCCTACGTGGACGTGGGGATGAGGACACCAATAACCTACGGCAATGAGAGTCTCTCCGTAGTGTGTGAGCCCCACGCTGCTTACAAAGGAAGCATAGAAAGAATTGAGATGATCCGAGTGTATGTTGAAGGGGATGGCGCCAAACTGGGGACCATGCAGTCCAAGTTGGCCAGGATCATGAGAAAGAACGGGTCAGATGTCTTACAGAAAGGACCGGCCAAAACCGACAGGTACATCATCACAG GAAATATGAGCACGGTTGACGCGGCCTACCTGAGAGTTCACGTGAGCGCCAGTAACGTCATGTGCTCTGACAGCCGGCTCTTCCGGTGCGAGATGCAGTTTATATTTAAGAACAAAACAAGGGCCGATGATGTCAGTGACAGGGCCACATGTGTCCAAG GACCGTGTAACAAATGTGAAGTTGGTCCTCAAAATTTCGTAGAAAGCACAGATAAACAAACAGACGAAATGGGAAAAACAATGAAAG ACCCCCTGTTCCTGGCCAGTGTGGGACTAGCCGTGATTGGTTTTCTTTGTCTCGTGGCCGGTCTCACTCTCATTGTCGTAACTAAGAAGG GACAAAAGGCTAG ATCCAACGGAAACCCGATTGCTGTTTGTAATTCCCAAGACAACGCAGCATGCTATGCAGAATTAG ATGATGTACAAGATGTGAACAG GAATAACAATGATTATGTGGCAACGATGCAAAGGAAACAAGAGGAAAATATGTACTCAGCACTTAAAATATGA
- the LOC117688428 gene encoding uncharacterized protein, protein MLKIPCMNSACKMINNVPTGKRHNKIWDANTKLAAAVQHTGIGFDQISGILAELNMPPISRTLLSSRQVEIGKATECIASLSMQEALEEEVMATNIKKQSSSISVSVDGAWQKRGSGRSYDSLTGHCSMMGVETGKVIDYSVRSKTCKICENAERKNTPPAPHECTRNWTGSSKSMEPDMIVEMVGRTLEKGVRMEGLVGDDDTTAITRINKELDPNIQKQSDKNHVKKNIANSLYNLQKTHKSLSTKIIRYIQKCFNYMVSQNQGSPSGIEKGLTALSFHPFDNHKECDKLWCHHKRDPTRKFTSLPYGRPLENKALQQDLEGIFNKLKKHSQKLANLGSTQPNESFNKTVASKAPKNRLFSRTITYRVAASVAQKNIGQGYLVQVNKKIGISPGTYTRRLAALKDRINRRKKAMSISKEAKRKRLHLKAERKQMTAAREIREGPTYCSEIALQTPTGIGEIPPPLSIPSFQPIENLGIYQHVYFDLETTGLARSSHITQIAAVCGSDRFSQYILPKIPITDKATEVTGLRVIDGKMFHDDKVVDAVHLVAAVDALLNFFTKFQSKVVLVGHNVKSFDCHIFLNSLQNCGKTQEIGNCVAGFVDTKQLFKVFDSKVGSFSLENLYKRYVCEPYKAHDALEDVLALQKLVTSVGVVLSDPKYLSSSFTFSNAVDSHSYSLEVRKNLPSLEHLISEKIVSRHIANRIAGCGLCFSFLQLVYNRDSKDGIYNLKM, encoded by the exons ATGCTCAAAATACCTTGCATGAATTCTGCTtgcaaaatgatcaacaatgTTCCAACAGGAAAAAGGCATAATAAAATTTGGGATGCCAATACAAAGTTAGCAGCAG CTGTACAACACACTGGGATAGGCTTTGACCAGATAAGTGGAATACTGGCTGAGCTTAACATGCCACCCATCAGCAGAACACTACTAAGCAGCAGACAAGTAGAGATTGGAAAAGCTACAGAATGTATTGCTTCCTTATCGATGCAAGAAGCTCTAGAAGAAGAAGTTATGGCAacaaacat AAAGAAACAGTCGTCCAGCATAAGTGTCAGTGTAGATGGGGCTTGGCAAAAGCGCGGAAGTGGCCGATCATATGATAGCCTTACAg GCCATTGCTCAATGATGGGTGTAGAAACAGGGAAAGTCATCGATTACAGTGTCCGTAGTAAAACATGCAAGATTTGTGAGAATGCGGAAAGGAAGAACACACCACCTGCTCCACATGAATGTACAAGAAATTGGACAG GAAGCTCAAAGTCCATGGAGCCTGATATGATAGTGGAGATGGTAGGAAGGACACTGGAGAAAGGAGTAAGGATGGAAGGACTGGTTGGGGATGACGACACAACTGCTATCACGCGAATCAACAAAGAATTAGATCCAAATATCCAGAAACAGTCCGACAAGAACCATGTAAAAAAGAACATTGCAAATTCCCTGTACAATCTTCAAAAAACGCATAAAAGCCTCTCCACTAAAATCATAAGATACATTCAGAAGTGCTTCAACTATATGGTTTCTCAGAACCAGGGTAGCCCAAGTGGAATTGAAAAAGGCCTGACTGCTTTGTCCTTTCATCCCTTTGATAATCACAAAGAATGTGATAAACTTTGGTGTCACCATAAAAGAGACCCAACCAGAAAGTTTACATCCCTCCCTTATGGTCGACCATTGGAAAATAAAGCTCTGCAGCAAGACCTGGAAGGCATTTTTAACAAGTTAAAGAAGCATTCACAGAAATTAGCCAATCTTGGAAGCACGCAACCAAACGaaagttttaataaaactgtGGCATCCAAAGCTCCAAAAAATCGCCTCTTCAGCAGAACAATAACATACAGAGTAGCAGCAAGTGTAgcacaaaaaaatattggtcAAGGCTATCTGGTGCAG GTCAACAAGAAGATTGGCATTTCCCCGGGCACCTATACAAGGAGGCTAGCTGCTCTCAAAGACAGAATAAATAGACGGAAAAAAGCCATGTCGATATCCAAagaagcaaaaagaaaaagactgCACCTGAAAGCAGAGAG aaAACAAATGACTGCAGCAAGGGAGATTAGAGAGGGTCCTACCTATTGCTCAGAAATAGCCTTGCAGACCCCAACTGGTATTGGTGAAATACCACCACCTTTGAGTATACCGTCCTTTCAGCCGATTGAAAATTTAGGCATTTACCAGCACGTCTACTTTGACCTTGAAACAACAGGGCTAG CCAGAAGCTCACACATCACACAAATTGCTGCTGTGTGTGGATCAGACAGATTTTCCCAGTACATTTTACCAAAGATCCCAATCACAGACAAAGCTACTGAAGTCACTGGATTAAGAGTTATTGATGGGAAAATGTTTCATGACGATAAAGTAGTGGATGCTGTACACTTGGTGGCTGCTGTTGATGCACTTTTGAATTTCTTCACAAAATTCCAGTCAAAAGTTGTTTTAGTTGGACATAATGTCAAGTCTTTTGACTGCCATATTTTTCTGAACTCTCTGCAAAATTGTGGTAAAACACAGGAAATTGGTAACTGTGTTGCAGGGTTTGTTGACACAAAACAGTTGTTCAAAGTTTTTGATTCAAAAGTTGGATCATTTTCCTTGGAAAATTTGTACAAACGCTATGTGTGCGAACCTTACAAGGCTCATGATGCACTAGAGGATGTTTTAGCGTTACAAAAACTAGTGACCTCTGTAGGTGTGGTTTTGAGTGATCCGAAGTATTTGTCTTCTTCATTCACATTTTCAAATGCAGTTGATAGCCACTCTTATAGTTTAGAGGTACGCAAGAACTTGCCCTCCTTAGAacatttgatatcagaaaaGATAGTTAGTAGACACATTGCTAATAGGATTGCAGGGTGTGGactttgttttagttttttacaACTTGTTTATAACAGAGATAGCAAAGATGGAATATACAAtctgaaaatgtga
- the LOC105339206 gene encoding uncharacterized protein, which translates to MTKQNQTWIWVLLCAIDCAFCGVDILAPEVIVLQRSGLEITCRPSKDGETINRVTSIVLLSNRAAPFTSSVSQIARAVNRNTNETMLTKYWTDNRYKLTGKTGNPLVSFLKLAISRTEVSCEDSAHYRCQMETIMADGSVKTYIKDTQISISATETLIYDSMKVYPKSQSSTPYGQYPLNTELTLSCSALVESESRDLTWCIYTGYSTKAMEYDTVKRSRVRMNKPCAYHLLSEIQYVLSESNVFTWIICKFGTCDTSTDKSNVFSAFTYSEGYKNISNIEVLLTTSVPVDKASSASSAEVISIISIIMVFLLVSFVLAALWLYKRKTSDSNKKITLHNLRNYFRSRSIDSVSESCQTDISTTITSENDSSSQ; encoded by the exons atgacaaaacaaaaccaaacttGGATTTGGGTTTTGCTTTGTGCAATTGACTGCG CCTTCTGTGGCGTTGACATTCTTGCACCGGAAGTCATAGTTCTACAGAGAAGCGGACTGGAAATAACGTGTAGACCCTCAAAGGATGGAGAGACTATTAATAGAGTGACCAGTATCGTCCTACTCAGTAACAGGGCCGCGCCCTTCACCAGCAGCGTGTCCCAGATAGCCCGGGCCGTCAACAGGAACACCAACGAAACCATGCTGACCAAGTACTGGACAGACAACAGATACAAACTTACAG GTAAAACCGGCAACCCTCTAGTGTCCTTCCTGAAGCTGGCGATCAGCAGAACGGAAGTGTCGTGTGAGGACTCGGCGCACTACAGGTGTCAAATGGAAACCATAATGGCGGACGGAAGTGTAAAGACATACATCAAAGATACGCAAATATCCATATCTG CTACCGAAACATTGATTTATGACAGTATGAAAGTTTACCCCAAGAGTCAAAGCAGTACACCGTACGGGCAGTATCCACTCAACACTGAGCTAACACTGTCATGTTCGGCGTTAGtcgaaagtgaaagtagagaCTTGACATGGTGCATCTACACCGGATACTCAACAAAAGCAATGGAGTACGATACTGTAAAGAGAAGTCGAGTGAGAATGAACAAGCCGTGTGCCTACCATTTACTCAGTGAAATTCAATATGTGCTCAGTGAAAGTAATGTTTTTACCTGGATTATTTGTAAATTCGGTACCTGTGACACCTCCACCGACAAATCCAATGTGTTTTCTGCCTTCACTT ATTCTGAAGgatataaaaacatttctaaCATCGAAGTCCTTTTGACCACCTCTGTACCAGTCG ATAAAGCTTCATCAGCCAGTTCTGCCGAAGTGATTTCTATAATCTCAATCATCATGGTCTTTTTGCTGGTATCGTTTGTACTAGCAGCGTTATGGCTGTATAAACGCAAAACATCAGACAGTAACAAGAAGATTACACTCCACAATTTGAGAA ATTACTTTAGAAGTAGGAGTATAGATTCCGTCAG TGAAAGCTGTCAAACAGATATTTCAACAACGATTACGTCAGAGAACG ATAGTTCCAGTCAGTAA
- the LOC105325314 gene encoding uncharacterized protein isoform X2 — translation MWLVRLHLYISSFAYLSAVAYVDVGMRTPITYGNESLSVVCEPHAAYKGSIERIEMIRVYVEGDGAKLGTMQSKLARIMRKNGSDVLQKGPAKTDRYIITGNMSTVDAAYLRVHVSASNVMCSDSRLFRCEMQFIFKNKTRADDVSDRATCVQGPCNKCEVGPQNFVESTDKQTDEMGKTMKDPLFLASVGLAVIGFLCLVAGLTLIVVTKKDPTETRLLFVIPKTTQHAMQN, via the exons ATGTGGTTGGTACGTCTTCATCTTTACATCTCAAGTTTCGCCTATTTATCAG CTGTTGCCTACGTGGACGTGGGGATGAGGACACCAATAACCTACGGCAATGAGAGTCTCTCCGTAGTGTGTGAGCCCCACGCTGCTTACAAAGGAAGCATAGAAAGAATTGAGATGATCCGAGTGTATGTTGAAGGGGATGGCGCCAAACTGGGGACCATGCAGTCCAAGTTGGCCAGGATCATGAGAAAGAACGGGTCAGATGTCTTACAGAAAGGACCGGCCAAAACCGACAGGTACATCATCACAG GAAATATGAGCACGGTTGACGCGGCCTACCTGAGAGTTCACGTGAGCGCCAGTAACGTCATGTGCTCTGACAGCCGGCTCTTCCGGTGCGAGATGCAGTTTATATTTAAGAACAAAACAAGGGCCGATGATGTCAGTGACAGGGCCACATGTGTCCAAG GACCGTGTAACAAATGTGAAGTTGGTCCTCAAAATTTCGTAGAAAGCACAGATAAACAAACAGACGAAATGGGAAAAACAATGAAAG ACCCCCTGTTCCTGGCCAGTGTGGGACTAGCCGTGATTGGTTTTCTTTGTCTCGTGGCCGGTCTCACTCTCATTGTCGTAACTAAGAAGG ATCCAACGGAAACCCGATTGCTGTTTGTAATTCCCAAGACAACGCAGCATGCTATGCAGAATTAG